A segment of the Ipomoea triloba cultivar NCNSP0323 chromosome 1, ASM357664v1 genome:
TGAATCTCCTTTGAAATTTCAatctactatttttttttttgtctttttaatacttaaactgtatatattataataacaaaaataaatctcaCTTCAACTTAGGTCTGTTTAATTAGGTTCTATCttataaatttagatgttaggTATTGAATCAAGAGTGTTAGAGATAAACATCTTCAATGCCCCTCCTCCACCTATTGTGCAACCAAGCCCCCCTCCCCGCCCATCTCAAATCTCCTTGCACTTGGGTTCTCATTTTGTTGTCCTTCACTTTTCGAACCCTATTTTGTTACTCTAAACCCTacaactttctccattttcatACTACATATCCATCTCTTCCGTCTTTGCACTTTTACTCTCTTAACGTTGCTCTTTAGCTCATTATACTCCTAACCTTCATCCCTTATTACATAGATCCTAAAAACCTTACACATGAGTTCTAATCATCGTATAAATTTAGGCTCTCCTTGAGGGAATGTCATAGGGTCAAACCCCGACGGTGAGTGGACATTACTACCTTGTAATAGAGTCcatagtattcaaaaataaagatttttttttaaaccttagGTTTCAATCTTGAATAAATCATGTACTCACGAGAATAGTAAGATATTATGCcaaaattatttatgttatttgtgttaatatttaaaatttcaaaactttaaataaatattccgtacatacaaaatcaagtattgaaaattatttcctgCAAATTTCcattcattatttaatattaactcaaaaatttCTATAAcgctcaattttatttttaaatgatggTTATGCGGTTAAAGTAGAAGGatcctaattattatttaataacttTGTAAATTCGAGTCATGTGAATGTTGTTGGGAGAATTTCATTTATGAGGTATTcaataataagttaataattcATTTTGAATTAGTCAAAGttgaatataattatcaaatcgGGAAGGGTTTTaaccaaaatactaaaaaaataatgttaaaaaaaacatttttaggCTATGATTCAATGCTTCATGAGACAATAAAAAACTTCAttaatttattaacaaaatgaatcacaaattttattcaatttattcttctattaataaaattaggagtgaaaattacatttattaatttttttagggagtattaattattatatgagTAATTTAGTAATAATTGTTGTAGGTCATCAGGGCAGAAGGGCAGGTGAGCAACCTTCCTACTTCCTCAAAGAACTCACAACAGAAacagaaaaatatttgaaattcgGAAATATATTCGTTGACAAGGGCATTATGGTCCATTCACTCGACAACTGGATTCTTTCGTAAATTTCGCCACTTCAACGCCTCCGGCGTCTCCATTTAAACGCACCACTCTCTCTACAGTTTTTTCCACCAATATTTGTCTtctttcctctctctctctctctctctctctatccgTGATCTTTTTTGTTCTCAGAGAGAGATGGTGGATGAGTTCATGGTGTGCGTGGACAGGATCATCTTAACGTCCTCAGCTGCTTATTGCTTCCGCGGCGACTCTTCGTCGGTCAACGGGATGGAGAGCCTTTTGAGCAATGCTGGCTCGATCGCCGGTAAGCCGGAGGAAGTGGTGGTCAACGCTTCTTGTGAAGGCTTTTGCAGTGCTGGGTGCGGGGAGGGGTGCTCAAAGGGGGGTGGTGTAGTGAGAGAGTGTAGAATTTGCCAAGAAGAGGATGATGAGAAAGACATGGAAGCTCCTTGTGCCTGTAATGGCACTCTCAAGgtctttcctttttttctttcttttttttttttttttgttcaaataaCTGACTATTTCCTCCTTTTTAGTATGCTCCAGGGGTTTTCTTCGTAAACTTCtccactttatttatttatttttgaaaagtgtTGAAACCCCATTTccacaatagtttttttttttccttttatttttcttaatattgGCTTGATTTGGTTCTTAACTGGAGAAAGTtggtgccttttttttttctttttttcttctttttgtaaATGTAGAGTTTGTTTATATTCTTGTAAATTCAAGATTATgtggttttgaaaattttgatgcaCTTCGAAAGCTTTTTTGCCTGCcatccttttattattataagaattTTGGAGTGGGTGGAGTTGTTTGGTTTTGACTGTGTGGCATTATTTGTACGGTTTCacctttttatattttgattgtcCACATATTTAATGAGGGAAGTGTCAGCAAACTTTAGGGGTTATTGGTTTTCTTTCTTGGAAGATGAAATTTTGTTTATGCCCATAGTCAAACAAACTTTTATAGCCTTCCCCTCTTTTCTTGTCCACAAGTAATGAGTATTACTTAGCCATTAATTAAGTGGGAGTACCCATGCTTGATCCacaaactttttattttgaatttgaattttgctttgtgtttttttttttctgcagtTGTGGTTCTTATGAACATTGTGGATGGAACTGACATTATTTGTTTGCTTATACTTGCAGTTTGCTCATAGGAAGTGCATTCAGAGATGGTGCAACAAAAAGGGTGACATCACTTGTGAAATCTGTAGTCAGGTCACAACCTTATCAATTGATTACTGGTATTACAAGCTTATTTACTAAGCTAAATTTGAAGATTGATATGAGTTTGTCTCTTTAAACAGGTTTTCTCACCAAACTACACTCTCCCACCAGCAAGAAGCAATCCTGATGTTTTGGCAATTGATATCAGGTAGCTGCATTCTGATCTTTCTCATTCTGAATTATGTTTGTAGTGTTTCTTTGTGCAAGAAATGCTTACTTTTTAGGGTTTTAATAGTTGCAGTATTACTGCTATTACTGATTGATGATGATCAGATTATGACTTATGAGTAGGTATACCCATATTACTGCTAAATAGCTCTGTTTTAAGCTGAATTTAGTAAGGGTGCAAGTAAACTTATGGAGACTTTGGCAGGAGATTAGCATTTCTGGTTATAGGCAATTGATCTTATTGCTTTACTTGATATAGATTTCAGGTGCTGAGTTATGAAATTGATCTTTGGTCATAGAGCCATTGTGCTTGTTTAGGTTTTACAACTAAGTTTTATGTGTCCATACACTATTTTGAGGGATCCATCAGGTGTTCTAACATTTCCCGCATTTTCCTCCATGTTCAGCCAAGCTTGGGGTCCGGCCATTGACCTTAGGGATCCTCGTTTTCTAGCCTTTGCTACTGCTGAGCATCAACTTCTTCAATCTGAATATGATGACTATGCCATTGCTAGTAGTAGCAGCCTGGCATGCTTCCGCTATGTTGCTATCATtgtaagaacaaataattgaatactaaagtattattttgctacatacaaaaaagaaaaaaaagaaaaaaaaattggtcttTAGATGTGTATTATGACATTTGAATATGTGGCAGATGATGCTACTCCTGTCAGTACGCCAAATGTTGATGGTTGCAAGGGACTTTCAAATGCTTCGAGATTCATCATCGTTCTTCAATGTAAGTGCAAAATGATGGTTTCGGAAACTAACAAACTAGCCCTATCTGAGTCACGTTCTGGCTAGTTGTTTCACAATTTGATTTTCTAACCTGCACAATACTTTTTGGTGAACATCAGTTCCAGATATCGCTTCTTCAACTGGCTGGTTTTCTCCTCCCCTGTTATGTGATGGCACGATCCTGGTACGTTGTACAATGCCGAAGGAGAAGACAGGTTAGTTATCTTTCTGAGACAGCTTGCTTGCTCTCTTCCTGCTCGAGTTCTGTTCAACTCATGGCCAAATCATTTCATTGTATTCAGGGTTACTAAAGCTGGCGATTCCCATAAAATCCCTTCACCTTTCTAAAGGAGGCAAGATTGTTTGGTAATCCAATCCATTCTATGAGAGGAGTCTTTTGTACATCACTTTTTCCCATCTCATCAGTCATCACCCACAAGTTTTATTTGATTTACATAAAGAAGATGAACTCGTTTATGCTGTAAATGCTGCTGCAGAAGCCTCTCGTGCACATACGAGCTGAGCTTTCTTCCTTCTTCCATAGGCTTATAGGGGCTATAGATGAACTCCAAATCAAATGTAAATGTGAGAAATCTGTTCATCATAGTTGGGTTTACTTTCTGGTTCAACATCTTATGCAATTGAAGAATTTCTAGCTCTAAATTGTCTGTTTCATGCATTCCTACTTTTATTATGTCATGTTTACGGGCTTAAAACAAAAAGTGGCCAaatcttatattataatatatctaCTTAACATTGTTCATGACATGCTCAAAGAAAcatttaaaagaattaaaagatGAGCCATCTTCCTCTAGTGCCCTTCTGCCTTTTCCTTTCAGCTCTTTAGCTTTCATCCTCAGGGGATTGATAGTTGGGTGATCCATAAGGACTGTGATTGCTATTTCTATTTCTTTGGCATGTACTTTTTTTGGAAGTGTTTCAAATTCTCCCATGAAATAGTATCTGTAATCCATCTTAACCTCTACACCGATACCAATCTCTTCTACCAATTGGAACGCATTTGCTTGTTGCTCTGTGTATATTGGCCATGTAGCTATTGGCACCCCGAACCAGATACTTTCGAGAGTTGAATTCCATCCGCAGTGTGACACGAAACCGCCCACGGCTGGGTGAGCTAGCACAGCAGTTTGGGGTGCCCATCCGATGACTTTTCCAATGCTTTTAGTTCTCTCTAAGAATCCTTCTGGCAAGATTAGAAGATTGTTGTAGTCTGTGAGAAATATTGAACCGTCAGAGGGTGGGCGCCTCAAGGACCAGAGGAACCTGTGCCCACTTTGTTCAAGGGCATAAGCGATCTCCTTCACTTGAGACTCTGGAAAACTTCCGCAGCTCCCGAAACAAAGAAACACAACTGATGAATCTGGCTGGTCATCAAGCCATTTCAGGATTTCCTTCTCGGATGATTCTTGGATCTTATTGCCCTTTACATTGACTATTGGTCCGACAGGGTACACGGGTGGGACACTCACGTCCTTGGAGAGAGATTCAAGGGCATGCTGCTCTAACTCCAAGAAGGTGTTCACCAAGATGCCTTTTGCCTTTCGCATTCGTTTGGCaatatccaagaaataggcTGAGCCACCGGTTTTGTCCAGCGCAACTAATGGCAATAACTTGGTCGGGAATGGGTTGGAATAAGTAGAGATGTTGAGATGAGGGTCGGAATCTTTAAACTCCGTCACATCCACACCGTGGTCGTCTCTGAGGCTCTGGAGATGGAGTTGAAGGCCAAGCATAGCAGCACCGGAAGTGTGGTACACATAGGTGGGGAGCCCAAACTCGTCAGCCACATCCATCATGGCCATACAGACCCCATCCACAACAAACCCACCTAGCCGCCTAACATCACTCTTCATCTCATTCACGCAGTCTCTGACGTTAGGCTTGTGAGATTCGACGAAGAAATTGAAGGAGGTGAAGCCGTTGgaagctgctgctgctgcaggGAGGTGCTCCGGCAGTGATATGAACTTCAACCTGGAGCAATCGTTATGGGCAAGCAGAGATTCAACGCAAGAATTAAGATTAGGATCTAGAGGCAATTTCATGAGCAAGACAGTAATGGAGAGTTGATGTTGTGTTTGTAGGAGGCGCTTTGCCATTTCGACGTCGGAAATAAGGTGACCCATAAAAGGGGCTGGAATCAGAACCAGATCCATGGCTTCTTCATTCATCATCGTCATTTGGAGGTGAGACAACTCAAAATTATGCCGCAGTAGTGAGTAGAGAGCATTAATGAccacatatatatgcatgtcaCTATATAAGGTAGGACAACCTTGTGGGTAGAGTGTACAAGGAGCTGTCCCGCTGTCGTTGGAAAATTTGTCTCTTCTTTCAAATATATCCGTACTAAACCAATCAGCTAAGCTTTCgaatgtcactagaccacaaaggtCTTTGGGTAGTAGTTGACGAACTTAATtgtctttagttttttttttttaatactactgagtctattacaatgcagtatatgttcataactactttctcaacttattgaagcacaagagtcaatattgcctccactgaagctcgaacctaCCACCTAGTCAATATTGACAGTAATTGTCTTTAGTTATTctaatcactgttgcaaaaatttccggcgctaggcgctcctggatcgaggcgaattgctccctagacATCCGCCTatgtggccggccgcctagcgcttAATTCGGCCGACTGGACCGAGTTAACTCGCTCTCGAGCGAGTCcatcttgttaattttattattgcaaataagagaattaatatatatatatatatatatatatatatatatatatatatatatatgacatacaccacacacatgaattaattttttgtttttatacgtCACCGCTtagaaccgcctaggcgccgcctagactgcttaggcgctaggcgctagtctaccgcccgactagcgcctagtgcAACCATGATtctaatctatatatattattaataaaaacaaaatcatccatTTTAACTTCGCGCAAAAGACTCTTATACTATTTTAAGGTgtgcttaatattgtaaaatatggtaatataatttctattcgtactacaattaaacattaaaatatggtaataaattcgtaatacaatatattcttttatactttcctattcgtaatacaagtTTAGCACCGTAGATATTgaacaaattaagattttggTATAAATGCTAtaggtattttttttaggtCACTAACAACATAAATTGAACTATAAACacaaaaaagtgaaattgtatatattcacaaaatcggGTTACAGTGTGTGTAATTGAAGGTGCAGGTACAAAATCTttgtatagtcctctgattcttcactgacgtgttctactgaagtgcctccgAGTTTCTAGTGGCATACCCTCCAGGATTCAATTGACGCagcttccgggattcaagtggCGTGGCCTTCCAGGATTCAAGTAGCGTGATTTCAACAGGAACCGCCAAGCTTtggactaattaaattaatttaattgtcatagcctgattaattaaattgg
Coding sequences within it:
- the LOC116000542 gene encoding anthocyanidin 3-O-glucosyltransferase 2-like, with the protein product MTMMNEEAMDLVLIPAPFMGHLISDVEMAKRLLQTQHQLSITVLLMKLPLDPNLNSCVESLLAHNDCSRLKFISLPEHLPAAAAASNGFTSFNFFVESHKPNVRDCVNEMKSDVRRLGGFVVDGVCMAMMDVADEFGLPTYVYHTSGAAMLGLQLHLQSLRDDHGVDVTEFKDSDPHLNISTYSNPFPTKLLPLVALDKTGGSAYFLDIAKRMRKAKGILVNTFLELEQHALESLSKDVSVPPVYPVGPIVNVKGNKIQESSEKEILKWLDDQPDSSVVFLCFGSCGSFPESQVKEIAYALEQSGHRFLWSLRRPPSDGSIFLTDYNNLLILPEGFLERTKSIGKVIGWAPQTAVLAHPAVGGFVSHCGWNSTLESIWFGVPIATWPIYTEQQANAFQLVEEIGIGVEVKMDYRYYFMGEFETLPKKVHAKEIEIAITVLMDHPTINPLRMKAKELKGKGRRALEEDGSSFNSFKCFFEHVMNNVK
- the LOC116000558 gene encoding uncharacterized protein LOC116000558; the protein is MVDEFMVCVDRIILTSSAAYCFRGDSSSVNGMESLLSNAGSIAGKPEEVVVNASCEGFCSAGCGEGCSKGGGVVRECRICQEEDDEKDMEAPCACNGTLKFAHRKCIQRWCNKKGDITCEICSQVFSPNYTLPPARSNPDVLAIDISQAWGPAIDLRDPRFLAFATAEHQLLQSEYDDYAIASSSSLACFRYVAIIMMLLLSVRQMLMVARDFQMLRDSSSFFNFQISLLQLAGFLLPCYVMARSWYVVQCRRRRQGY